ATACTTCTTGGCCCAGGTTCATAGCTGCTCAAAGCAGGACTGGGGAGGAACATAGAGGACAATTTTTGTCCTGAAGAATATTTGATGCGTGCGATGGATTTCAAGCATACCATATCAAGAATAAACAGTGAATTGTTGCATTAAAATAGTACAAATGTTCATTAGTTTGCCTGCAACATGTCATAGGTGTTACAGGAACCATTATTGAGTTTGAGCTGCTTAATGTTGATGTGAAATCAATATCAGACAACTATTTCACTCCGATCAATACGTTGAGCTGATTGCAATGTTCCAACAGTAATAGACTTAACGGGTTGGACAAAATATAGGTTTATCAGGTGAAGTCCCTTTTAAAAAGGGTATTGCAGACTGCAGTGCTGAGTTGAAAGTCTCACCTGTTTGTCCATAGTGGTTCTCCGTAGGGGCACGCCAGGGGGGTCCGTGGGATGCATAGCTCTTCCTGTGGTGTAACGTGTTCCATTGACTACAGGGGAAAAGATCAGAAATGTCATTGAGATGATTGACAGATTAAACCCACTCATTACTGAATCAGTTCAGAACGATAAACAGATGGGGGAACATACAACTCCTTCATGTGAAGGACTGGGTATCAATCCATTATAGTGAAAAGGTCAGGTTGTGCTTATATCTTCAAGTGACATCTTAATGTTGTGGAGTCGTTTGCATCCTAACAGTAGGGAATAATACATCCCCATTCATCATCCAGACAGAAAGCAGTTTGCACTCCCTTATATCCCTCCTTTGTCCCAGCTTCAGTCCATCTCACTGGGCTACGGCTCAGTACACTGCATATCTCATAGGTGTTTTCATCTTCTTCTCCCTCTGGCCCATAAGAAAACAATGGCCTTGAAATAATGCAAACGGCCTAAAGGGAgatgatcctgtgtgtgtgtgtgtgtgtgtgtgtgtgtgtgtgtgtgtgtgtgtgtgtgtgtgtgtgtgtgtgtgtgtgtgtgtgtgtgtgtgtgtgtgtgtgtgtgtgtgtgtgtgtgtgtgtgtgtgtgtgtgtgtgtgtgtgtgtgtgtgtgtgtgtgtgtgtgtgtgtgtgtgtgtgtgtgtgtgtgtgtgtcacagcccTGCGTATGTCTATGGTAATGTCCCTACTCACATCCTACAGGGTTCTAATGGTTCCTCATCAGCCGTGATTCATGGCCTGTCGCTGCATATCAAGGAAGCCCATCACAAAATGAGCTAGAGTATTATTACAATTGAAGtggaaagtttacatacacctgagccaaatacatttaaactcagtttttcacaattcctgacatttaatcctagtaaaaattccctgtcttaggtcagttaggatcaccactttttttcaagaatgtgaaatgtcagaataatagtagagagaatgatttatttatgcttttattcacattcccaatgggtcagaagtttacatacactcaattagtatttggtagcattgcctttaaattgtttaacttgggtcaaaagtttcaggTAGCATTCCacataagttgagtgaattttggcccattcctcctgacagagctggtgtaacggagtcaggtttgtaggcatccttgctcgcacacgctttttcagttctgcccatacattttctatgggattgaggtcagggctttgtgatggccactaaaatgccttgactttgttgtcctgttttatttcatcagaccagagggcatttctccaaaaagtataatctttgtccccatgtgcagtcgcaaacagtagtctggcttttttatgtcggttttggagcagtggcttcttccttgctgagcggcctttcaggttatgtcgatataggaatcgatttcctgtggatatagatacttttgtacccgtttcctccagcatcttcacaaggtcccttcctgttgttctgggattgatttgcacttttcgcaccaaagtacgctcatctctaggagacaaaacgcatctccttcctgagcggtatgatggctgcatggtcccatggtgtttatacttgcgtactattgtttgtacagatgaacggggtaccttcaggcgtttggaaattgctcccaaggatgaaccagacttgtggaggactacaatcttttttctgaggtcttggctgatttcttttgattttcccatgacgtcaagcaaggtcttgaaatacatccacaggtacacctccaattgactcaattgatgtcagttagcctatcagaagcttttaaagccatgacatcattttctggaattatccaagctgtttgaaggcacagtcaacttagtgtatgtaaacttctgacctattggaattgtgatgcagtgaattgtaagtgaaataacctgtctgtaaacaattgttggaacaattacttgtgtcatgcacaaagtagatgtcctaaccgacttgccaaaactagagtttgttaacaagaaatttgtggagtggttgaaaaacaagttttaatgactccaacctaagtgtatgtaaacttctgacttcaactgtacatcagcATGACTCCTGAGGGAAGCTGAGCACCACAGCCATGTAAAGACATGACATAATGACCCCTGAGGGAAGCTGAGCACCACAGCCATGTAAAGACACAACATAATGACCCCTGAGGGAAGCTGAGCACCACAGCCATGTAAAGACACAACATAATGACCCCTGAGGGAAGCTGAGCACCACAGCCATGTAAAGACATGACATAATGACCCCTGAGGGAAGCTGAGCACCACAGCCATGTAAAGACATGACATAATGACCCCTGAGGGAAGCTGAGCACCACAGCCATGTAAAGACATAACATCATGACCCCTGAGGGAAGCTGAGCACCACAGCCATGTAAAGACATGACATAATGACCCCTGAGGGAAGCTGAGCACCACAGCCATGTAAAGACATAACATAATGATCCCTGAGGGAAGCTGAGCACCACAGCCATGTAAAGATACGGCATAATGACCCCTGAGGGAAGCTGAGCACCACAGCCATGTAAAGACATGACATAATGACCCCTGAGGGAAGCTGAGCACCACAGCCATGTAAAGACACAACATAATGACCCCTGAGGGAAGCTGAGCACCACAGCCATGTAAAGAAATGACATAATGACCCAGCTCTACCTCACACATAATGGAGCAGAGACCAGGTGAATAGGGATCAGAAGGGGATACTCTGttagagagacatatacagaaaTATATATCAAGGGATCAAGCTATTTTACGAGGTCTCAGAACAACAGTGTGCTAAAATGGAATGGTATGAAGTCTCACTAGGTATCTGCGGTATCATCAACAGAATGCTCTGCCACAGATATGGAGCCCATGGCGGTGCTGTCATACTCATTCTAGACCCATGGCTGTCTCCATGAATGCTTTGCATTATCCAAGCAGACTGAGTTATGAGTTACAGGCAGTGTAATCTGAGCCCACTTCCTGTTCAACACTACTTCACCCTCTCTAACCTTACCCCCAATCCGCCCAATCCCTAACTTCCTGGGGCTCGTCTCCAGTGCCGGGCCGGGGCATCCGGAGCCCAGGGAGGATCCGGGCTGGACTAGCCAGGCAGAGAGATCCCTCAACCTGGGCTCCGCTACTACCCGCGCCCCTTCTGGGAGGATTAGCCTTGTCTGGTCTGACAAATCCCTACAGCTGGCTATTCTCTCCCTGGTTGTTCTCCCAGTGTGTGGAGAGAACATGCCAGCAGTGGAATACCATCTACTGGCCTGGGATGGTGTTCCGCAGACATACAGTAATGAGAGGCAGAACCTGAAATGCCCCTAAATAAGCCAACAAGTGTTCCAGCTAGCTACAGTAGGTCAAGTTAGATTGCTAAGGCTTCAGTTGTACAGCTACTACACAGCGAAGAAGAATTATTGCTATATCGATGCAAGCAACACTTTTGACACTTATTTAACTCAATAGATAAGGTAGATTTAAATCAGAAGAGGCTTGATGTTACCTTCTGGTAAGGAGTTTCTTTGTGCCGGTGGTCTCACTGGGGTTCCATAAGTAGCAGAGGGCCGTTCCCATGTTGTTTCTGGAAGAACACATAAATGGTTAAAGCCAAATGAGGAGTAAGGCACAATGGACACACAGTTCCACAGTTTCCCTGAACGCTGAATGAAACTCTAAAGAACACAGGTGGAGAGCAcaaccattcagaaatgttcagAAAGTATTGTAGAGGACATGGTCACACAGGACTATAGCGGGCGACTACAGTGTTCTGATAATCAGTGTTCTCGTTCAGTTGAACAGAGAAACAAGACGAGAATACTTGAAATGAAAAGTATTGAAATTAATGATTCACTTGCAGAAAAAACTATTGATATTCTTGACATTCTCTGAGAATGTTCCCGGGGCATCAAAGAAACATCTTTTCAGTTAGTGGAGCAAGAAGTCCTTTGTTATCTGGACAGTGTTAGAGAAGCTTTCTGACTTTCAATCAGGCAGAGACACTGAAAAACAATGATCTGATAACGTCGGCACATTACATGCTCTTGAGTAATAAAAGTGTTAGATTTGCTTGAAAATACAACTGAGTGCCCTTTAAAAATAGCATCTCGAATCAGTGTAATTCAAAAACACATTCTAATCATTATGCAGTTGAATTAAAGTCCATGATAGAATTCAGAATAATAATGAGTGTTACAGCATGTGGTTTTATAAAATAGCCCCTGGGTCTTTATCTCTACTACAGTGTGTGGTGTGCCAAGGTGCAGTGTTCTGCCAGAGTGCTGGAGCTGCCGTGGGTGAAGCCTGGCTTTGTCCTGTGGGAAACAGTCTTTTTCTCTGGCTCCTATCCCATtgaggcacacacacgcacacgcacacacacacacacacacacacacacacacacacacacacacacacacacacacacacacacacacacacacacacacacacacacacacacacacacacacacacacacacacacacacacacacacacacacacacacacacacacagctcttacTGTGTAGTGCAGAATCATACCACCAAATGAAAAGGGTCCGATAAGCATCTGTATAAAAGCAGGTATTTCTTCTGTCTAGTAATCAGGGGTTGTTTAAATGTCATTACACAGGACGGCTTTGTGGAACACATGGTTTGAGCTGCTGAGGTACCTGCAGCAATGGCTGCCATCACCACACATTTGGGCTAATCAGATGAAAGTGGATGAGATGTTAAGCCCTCCTTCAGATTAATGCACTGGAGAGATGATGATGGGGAAGGGTAATGAGCTCTCTGAGACGGCAGCATTTCACAGCAGAATTGGAAACTATGGTTACCAAACAAAACACTGACAAATGGAACTGAGGGTTTCTGATTTTAAAAGATGTGAACCTACACACTGGAGAAGGCTGTTAAGGCAAACATCTGTGAACGCTAACCTGACGCAGTAAAAAAACGAAGTAAGCTTTATGCGTGTGGACGCGTCACACTGTTTTTGCTCGTGAAAGGATGAAATATGTATTGGTTCCAGCATAATCGGGAGGTTATATAGCTACAGTAATAATGCagatatatacattatatatacataGTCAGAGAGGTATTGTAGAAATCTATGGTGCTGGCAGAAGGTGAATCACAGCCAATAGGAGTGGAGGATCTGACAGATTTCTTCCACCCTCCTCATAATATTGATCCTCCTCTCACATGAGTGAGCATGTCAGTAGGGTTGTGGTGGAGCTGTGTGCCTGGCTTACCTTTGCTGCCGGTGTTGACATAGTACCTGCATCCCTCGGGTGACTTGTAACCTCTCCAGCCTTGGGGAAGAGGGACACTCTTACTCTCATCCCCCGGTGCAGGGCTGGTGGCCGCTGGCTTCTGTCACAAACATACCACTCGTTTCACTACCAGATAATTAATATAAGCTGGGACTGTTTCCCAGTCTTGCTCATATAAATGGTGAGTACAAATATTAACTATTCATTGAGAAATGGTGATTTTGTTCTGTTTTTTTACTGTAATTGATTTGTGCACTTGATTAATACACATAATGTTCCATACTACGTATCTGCATATCAAGGAGGGGTTGCATCAGCCTCTAATGTTCCCAATTAGCAGTGTCTGCTCATTTCTTCCCAGTTACAGTACAAAGTACTCCCACATTTCGAAAGCAGGCTGATCACAGGCGCAGACACAGCTGTGTAGGAAAGATCTGTTTTAATTAGGAACAATGTCATAATTAATATAATGATTCATTCAGGAAATATTGAACTGTGACAAGGAAGGGGAAAGCTTGTTTGATTGTAAGAAGGGTGTTCTTTTCTTGGAACCCTTCATGTGGTTGTTGGTAAACTGAGAAGACCCCACTGCTGAAAGAGACTCTGCAAACCCCCACCTAAACAAGCCTAATGGAACAAAATGAGAGCTCTATGACAACACAGATCTGCCTTATGTTTATCGATGAGCAAAGGAAGCAAACAAAGAAAAGAACACCCTCCCTACAATTAAACATGGGCAGGTTTGAAAATGCTGTGGATTTGCTTTGCTGCCTCTGGTACTGGGGGCCTTGAacgtgtaagtcgctctggataagagcgtctgctaaatgacttaaatgtaatgtaatgtaatgtaatgtgtgcaAGACATCGTGAAATCAGCAGATTATCAAGGTGTTCTGGCGTGCAATGTTCAACCCAGTGTCCTAAAACTGTGTCTctgtcagtggtgtaaagtacttcagtaaaactattttaaagtactatttaagtcgtttactttactttactatttatatttttgacaacttttacttcactacattcctaaagaaaatgatgtactttatactccatacattttccctgacaaagtactcattacattctGAATGCTGAGCAGGGCAGAAAACggtccaaacttaatgatggtgttggagtcgtgcctggccatgcagtcgtgggtgaacagggagtacaggaggggactgagcacgcacccctgtggagctccagtgttgaagatcagcatggcagatgtgttgctacctaccctcaccacctgggggcggccggtcaggaagtccaggatccagttgcagagggaagtgttaagtcccaggttccttagcttagtgatgagctttgagggtactatggtgttgatcgctgagctgtagtcaatgaatagcattctcacttaAGCAAATAACATCCGTTCCGATGTGCTGTTATTATTTAGAGGCTATTCTTTTCGGCTCACAGTGCTTTCTTCAGGGCTTTCACAGTGCTTCCCTTGGTTGGAGGGTGTTATTCACAATGATCCACTATCTGGATAAATAACAATAACAGCTTCTTGGACCTTATCAGCAGTTCCCAGAAGGCTCATACACACCCATAAAGCTCCTGGTCACATTGCGACTACATAATTTACTGCAGTGTACTTTATAAGGCCCTCTGTCCGATACAGCAGACAGCTTTGACTGGACAACACACACTGTTGCTAATGACAATGAATTGTCGGTCAGGCCATCCCTGTAGATTAAAGAGGACAGGGATGGCCTGACCGAGGACAGGGATGGCCTGACCGACAATTCATTGTCATTAGCAACAGTGTGTTGTCCAGTCAAAGCTGTCTGCTGTATCGGACAGAGGGCCTGCTGAACTCTGCCTGTACCACTTCTAACATGGTGACTGGCTGCTAGTCACGACCCTACCCCAGATCCACTGCAGAGtgtggggacagagggggaggagagggtgaaagggaggagaggagggaaggataaTAATGGAACGATAAAGCAGAGAGATCCTGCTGATATCTACACTTGTTTGATGTACAAGATAAAAGGgattcctttctgtctctctttctgatATAAAGCACTGGGCTTGCAGTGAGCAGTTTGCAGTGAGTACAATACAAAGCACCTCGTCTTCATTGACGAGCCATGCTGAGCTGCAGGAAACTGTCCTCAGTCATTTATCATGAGCTCATAAAATGCATTATCCTTCCTCAAGCTCCCataagtacatactgtatgtgattaCACTATGTCAGACAAATCATGAACATACTGTATCACCAAGGAGCACAATGTCCATTAGCTTAACATAAATCAGACTTTATACAAGTATAATGGCCACTACTAACCCTGACCTAATGCATCTTAGGCAGCATACCATCCTCTGAACCATGGAATAGCAGTGAACTGGTACTTTTTTCCGGAGACATGAATCGTTAACTAATTAATCCTCCCAGAGAAATGTaaatgacagatttttatcttgagATTTGTATCATATGTGATTTATCTCACTTCCCTGAGCTGTAGCGATTTCACATGTCCCCTGGCAAAAAACTGTTGAATAAAGCGGAACGGCGTCCGAGCTTTCAAATAATTTAAAAGGACAAAATCCTCTGGATATCTCCTGCCAAATCCCACAATCCTCTGGGGTGGTGCTCCCACTGCAACCCCTGGGAGGAGGCTCTTTATAGAGTATACTCCCCTCCAGTTTCCTCAGTTCCCATTGAATACCAACAAAGCAACAGGACCGGCTTTCTCCCACCACTACAGAGGAGAGTCTGGGCTCTTGCTGTTAGCATGCCCTTCTGTGGCTTCATTGGTATGACTGGGAATGAATGAGAGCATTAACCCCACTTTGTGCTACCTGCAATAGGGGGATTATTATAGTGCAGCACCTGAAGCTGGTTAGAGACAGGGGTACTAAAGGAAGGGCCTAGTGTTAAATCCTCACCCTTGACTGATTTTCTCTACACTCGGCTCTGCATGTCAATGTATCTCTCTGCCTATTGT
The sequence above is a segment of the Oncorhynchus gorbuscha isolate QuinsamMale2020 ecotype Even-year linkage group LG16, OgorEven_v1.0, whole genome shotgun sequence genome. Coding sequences within it:
- the LOC123999585 gene encoding growth arrest-specific protein 7-like, translating into MKPAATSPAPGDESKSVPLPQGWRGYKSPEGCRYYVNTGSKGVLPETTWERPSATYGTPVRPPAQRNSLPEVNGTRYTTGRAMHPTDPPGVPLRRTTMDKQSCFEQL